A region of Micromonospora sp. WMMD882 DNA encodes the following proteins:
- a CDS encoding transporter substrate-binding domain-containing protein gives MSQESGPPPAGTVPAGTAWARAPRLRLVALTVVLTLLAVALVPVVLGFGPPTRDELLEQAGLKGKHELLIGVKDDQPGVAQSLAGGGWRGFDIDIAYLIAGYLGFERSQVVLLPIESEDRARRQAFYRDRFVAVDLVIASYSITEEREKEGALFSAPYLHTEQSVITAATEKGPVSSLEDLQGRRVCTLTTSTSQARLREAGTRPVGRNRISECVQALYDGAVDAVTTDAAILAGFVTGRQGDNPFPATLVGPKPLRHWDIGSSPQEKWGVNAANRPLRDLVDLALHASGTDPADRSWEDAYDANLRWQQPYNLPQPVAEEQQPEPRNVEVRQWPWERFALPPPGHPGSPPAPARAPARAVPPGRGRRNSGC, from the coding sequence GTGAGTCAGGAGAGCGGGCCACCACCGGCGGGCACGGTTCCGGCGGGCACGGCGTGGGCGCGCGCGCCCCGGCTCCGGCTGGTGGCGTTGACGGTCGTGCTGACCCTGCTGGCGGTGGCCCTGGTCCCGGTCGTGCTCGGCTTCGGCCCGCCCACCCGGGACGAGCTGCTGGAGCAGGCCGGTCTCAAGGGCAAACACGAGCTGCTGATCGGCGTCAAGGACGACCAGCCCGGCGTCGCGCAGTCCCTCGCCGGCGGCGGCTGGCGCGGGTTCGACATCGACATCGCCTACCTGATCGCCGGCTACCTCGGCTTCGAGCGCAGCCAGGTGGTGCTGCTGCCGATCGAGAGCGAGGACCGGGCCCGCCGCCAGGCCTTCTACCGGGACCGGTTCGTCGCCGTCGACCTGGTGATCGCCTCCTACAGCATCACCGAGGAACGCGAGAAGGAGGGCGCGCTGTTCTCCGCGCCGTACCTGCACACCGAGCAGTCGGTGATCACGGCCGCCACCGAGAAGGGCCCGGTGAGCAGCCTGGAGGACCTCCAGGGTCGGCGGGTGTGCACGCTGACCACCTCGACCTCGCAGGCCCGGCTCCGGGAGGCCGGCACCCGGCCGGTCGGTCGCAACCGGATCAGCGAGTGCGTCCAGGCCCTCTACGACGGCGCCGTCGACGCGGTCACCACGGACGCGGCGATCCTGGCCGGTTTCGTCACCGGCCGGCAGGGCGACAACCCGTTCCCCGCCACCCTGGTCGGCCCCAAACCACTGCGCCACTGGGACATCGGCTCGTCCCCGCAGGAAAAATGGGGGGTCAACGCCGCCAACCGGCCCCTGCGTGATCTGGTGGATCTCGCGCTGCACGCCTCGGGCACCGACCCCGCCGACCGGAGCTGGGAGGACGCGTACGACGCCAACCTGCGCTGGCAGCAGCCGTACAACCTGCCCCAGCCGGTGGCGGAGGAGCAGCAGCCCGAGCCGAGGAACGTGGAGGTACGGCAGTGGCCGTGGGAGAGGTTCGCGCTACCGCCGCCGGGTCACCCCGGATCACCGCCGGCCCCGGCAAGAGCGCCCGCCCGCGCCGTGCCGCCGGGGCGCGGCAGGCGCAACAGTGGCTGCTGA
- a CDS encoding cupin domain-containing protein: MEHYTIATVAEQSPDFRRVLWTGEQTQLVIMTIPPGGEIGEEVHEGIDQILTFVSGTAEARVGGETKAVVQGDLVVVPAGTRHNFVNTGPNPLVLYTVYGPPEHADQAVHRTKEEADEMEAAGRDEPPTA, translated from the coding sequence ATGGAGCACTACACGATCGCCACCGTCGCCGAGCAGAGCCCGGACTTCCGGCGGGTGCTGTGGACCGGTGAGCAGACCCAACTCGTCATCATGACCATCCCACCGGGCGGGGAGATCGGCGAGGAGGTGCACGAGGGCATCGACCAGATCCTGACCTTCGTCAGCGGCACGGCCGAGGCGCGGGTCGGCGGCGAGACGAAGGCCGTCGTCCAGGGCGACCTGGTGGTGGTGCCGGCCGGCACCCGGCACAACTTCGTCAACACCGGGCCGAACCCGCTGGTCCTGTACACCGTCTACGGTCCGCCCGAGCACGCCGACCAGGCCGTGCACCGGACCAAGGAGGAGGCCGACGAGATGGAGGCCGCCGGCAGGGACGAGCCACCCACCGCCTGA
- a CDS encoding glycoside hydrolase: MLRSPSLVTAVVVAAVLTTAPAHAGPPAGIDLDRGERHQTIDGFGYSIAFQRGSLVHNLSEQKREAALDLLLDRRVGAAPTILRLGIGSSATTEYDKMLSIQPTDPGGPDATPDYRWDGWDGGQVWYVKEARRRGVDRFYADAWSAPGYMKDNGVDINGGQLCGLQGVSCASGDWREAYARYLVQYTRFYRQEGIRIDELGFTNEPDWTAPYASMRFTPAQATEFLKVLGPIARSAGVRVACCDSFGWQQSDPYARAVEADPEARRHLSLFTGHGYASPADRPLPTTARTWMSEWAPSSVADGWNEAWDSGKETDGIRVALRIHDTLALADSSAFVYWLGSSRGATAALIQVDDANDTFRVSSRLYAFAAYSRFVRPGAVRIGAHGPQDGLKVSAYRNVDGSEVVQVVNTTDTTVSTTVDLARPTVYRTDASHDLAPVPDAVTRRGPHPTVELAPRSLTTLVSRRPGRD; the protein is encoded by the coding sequence GTGCTCCGCTCCCCCAGCCTGGTGACCGCCGTCGTGGTCGCCGCCGTCCTGACGACCGCGCCCGCGCACGCCGGCCCCCCGGCCGGCATCGACCTCGACCGCGGTGAGCGGCACCAGACCATCGACGGCTTCGGCTACTCGATCGCCTTCCAGCGCGGCTCGCTGGTGCACAACCTGTCCGAGCAGAAGCGGGAGGCCGCCCTCGACCTGCTCCTGGACCGCCGCGTCGGCGCGGCCCCGACCATCCTGCGCCTCGGCATCGGCTCGTCGGCGACCACCGAGTACGACAAGATGCTGTCCATCCAGCCCACCGACCCCGGCGGCCCGGACGCCACCCCGGACTACCGGTGGGACGGCTGGGACGGCGGCCAGGTCTGGTACGTCAAGGAGGCCCGCAGGCGCGGCGTCGACCGGTTCTACGCCGACGCCTGGAGCGCCCCCGGGTACATGAAGGACAACGGCGTCGACATCAACGGCGGCCAGCTCTGCGGCCTCCAGGGCGTCTCCTGCGCCAGCGGCGACTGGCGCGAGGCGTACGCCCGCTACCTGGTGCAGTACACCCGGTTCTACCGCCAGGAAGGCATCCGGATCGACGAGCTCGGGTTCACCAACGAGCCCGACTGGACCGCCCCGTACGCCTCGATGCGGTTCACCCCGGCCCAGGCCACCGAGTTCCTCAAGGTGCTCGGCCCGATCGCCCGGTCCGCCGGGGTACGGGTGGCCTGCTGCGACTCGTTCGGCTGGCAGCAGTCCGACCCGTACGCCCGGGCCGTCGAGGCGGACCCGGAGGCCCGCCGGCACCTGTCCCTGTTCACCGGGCACGGCTACGCCAGCCCGGCGGACCGGCCGCTGCCCACCACCGCCCGGACCTGGATGTCGGAGTGGGCCCCGTCCAGTGTCGCCGACGGCTGGAACGAGGCCTGGGACAGCGGCAAGGAGACCGACGGCATCCGGGTCGCGCTGCGGATCCACGACACCCTGGCGCTGGCCGACAGCAGCGCCTTCGTCTACTGGCTCGGGTCCTCCCGGGGCGCGACGGCCGCCCTGATCCAGGTCGACGACGCCAACGACACCTTCCGCGTGTCGTCCCGCCTCTACGCGTTCGCCGCGTACAGTCGGTTCGTCCGCCCCGGCGCGGTCCGGATCGGAGCGCACGGCCCGCAGGACGGCCTGAAGGTCTCCGCGTACCGCAACGTCGACGGCTCCGAGGTCGTCCAGGTCGTCAACACCACCGACACGACCGTCTCCACCACCGTCGACCTGGCCCGGCCGACCGTCTACCGGACCGACGCCAGCCACGACCTCGCGCCCGTGCCCGACGCGGTCACCCGGCGCGGACCCCACCCGACGGTCGAGCTGGCGCCCCGCTCGCTGACCACGCTGGTCAGCCGGCGGCCCGGCCGGGACTGA
- a CDS encoding glycoside hydrolase family 15 protein yields the protein MDRPAISDYGFLSDCRSGALVGRDGSVDWWCPDRFDSPAVLGRLLDDAAGSWRLAPVAPSRVERAYLADTLVLRTVHHTPEGSVAVTDALAAEPGARGHQLGLNSPAVLVRVVEGLTGRVPMRLDLTPRPEYGLLTPYLRELPDGGVRAEAGPVALVLRGGVPLRADHDRVRADFAVSAGQRIGFDLAYASVYRGEPARLDPVAALADTVLAWQAFRATHHYRGRHAGLVRHSATVLQGLTYARSGAAAAALTTSLPERLGGDRNYDYRYSWLRDFAMTLHALWVAACPDETSRLFAWAARSIGRLGSAPVPVLFGLEGERELAEHDYAQLRGFAGSRPVRVGNDAWRQRQLDVPGELVSAVWRLRDQLGERLDPEVREMVVGLTEQVAATWRLPDRGMWELRDDERHHLSSKALCWVTMDLAVRLAPRLGRGADPARWAAVRDEIRATVLERGWNERVGAYTGAFGSDELDASVLYLPVVRFLPATDPRMRATVAAVQRQLGAPGGLVRRWAGDPGGFLLCSFWLTQCLALAGERTGAEAVFAGAVGHANDVGLLAEQVDPVTGAQLGNFPQALSHIGLVNAAWRLTEPGAD from the coding sequence GTGGACCGGCCGGCCATCTCCGACTACGGCTTCCTCTCCGACTGCCGCTCCGGCGCGCTGGTCGGTCGGGACGGCTCGGTCGACTGGTGGTGCCCGGACCGGTTCGACTCGCCGGCGGTGCTCGGCCGGCTCCTCGACGACGCCGCCGGGTCGTGGCGGCTCGCCCCGGTCGCCCCGAGCCGGGTGGAGCGGGCGTACCTGGCGGACACCCTGGTGCTGCGGACCGTCCACCACACCCCGGAGGGCAGCGTGGCGGTCACCGACGCGCTGGCCGCCGAGCCGGGGGCCCGCGGGCACCAGCTCGGCCTGAACTCGCCGGCCGTGCTGGTCCGGGTGGTCGAGGGCCTGACCGGCCGGGTGCCGATGCGGCTGGACCTCACCCCCCGCCCCGAGTACGGGCTGCTCACGCCGTACCTGCGGGAACTGCCCGACGGCGGGGTGCGCGCCGAGGCCGGCCCGGTGGCGCTGGTGCTGCGCGGCGGGGTCCCGCTGCGGGCCGACCACGACCGGGTCCGCGCCGACTTCGCCGTCTCCGCCGGTCAGCGGATCGGCTTCGACCTGGCGTACGCGTCGGTCTACCGGGGTGAGCCGGCCCGGCTGGACCCGGTCGCCGCGCTCGCCGACACCGTGCTGGCCTGGCAGGCGTTCCGCGCGACGCACCACTACCGGGGCCGGCACGCCGGGCTGGTCCGGCACAGCGCCACCGTGTTGCAGGGGCTCACGTACGCCCGCAGCGGCGCGGCGGCCGCCGCTCTCACCACGTCGCTGCCCGAGCGGCTCGGCGGGGACCGCAACTACGACTACCGCTACTCGTGGCTGCGCGACTTCGCGATGACCCTGCACGCGCTCTGGGTGGCCGCCTGCCCGGACGAGACGTCCCGCCTCTTCGCCTGGGCGGCCCGGTCGATCGGCCGGCTCGGGTCGGCTCCGGTGCCGGTGCTGTTCGGCCTGGAGGGGGAACGGGAGCTGGCCGAGCACGACTACGCGCAACTGCGCGGCTTCGCGGGCAGCCGGCCGGTGCGGGTCGGCAACGACGCCTGGCGGCAGCGGCAACTGGACGTGCCCGGTGAGCTGGTGTCGGCGGTGTGGCGGCTGCGCGACCAGCTCGGCGAGCGGCTGGACCCGGAGGTGCGGGAGATGGTGGTCGGGTTGACCGAGCAGGTCGCCGCGACCTGGCGGCTGCCCGACCGGGGCATGTGGGAGCTGCGGGACGACGAGCGGCACCACCTGTCGTCCAAGGCGTTGTGCTGGGTGACCATGGACCTCGCGGTACGGCTCGCGCCGCGCCTCGGACGCGGGGCCGACCCGGCCCGGTGGGCGGCGGTCCGCGACGAGATCCGGGCGACGGTGCTGGAACGCGGCTGGAACGAGCGGGTCGGCGCGTACACCGGCGCGTTCGGCTCCGACGAGCTGGACGCCTCCGTCCTCTACCTGCCCGTGGTGCGGTTCCTGCCGGCCACCGACCCCCGGATGCGGGCCACCGTCGCGGCGGTGCAACGGCAGCTCGGCGCGCCGGGCGGGCTGGTCCGGCGCTGGGCCGGGGACCCGGGCGGGTTCCTGCTCTGCTCGTTCTGGCTGACGCAGTGCCTGGCGTTGGCCGGTGAGCGGACCGGGGCCGAGGCGGTCTTCGCCGGGGCCGTCGGGCACGCCAACGACGTCGGGCTGCTCGCCGAGCAGGTGGACCCGGTCACCGGCGCTCAGCTCGGCAACTTCCCCCAGGCGTTGTCCCACATCGGGCTGGTCAACGCGGCCTGGCGGCTCACCGAGCCCGGGGCTGACTGA